A region of Nocardioides sp. JS614 DNA encodes the following proteins:
- a CDS encoding trans-sulfuration enzyme family protein has product MSRMDTDAVHLGREDLAARGAHVPPLDLSTTYPLPSVDDGGAAYERLATGGRPEASDSLVYQRLWNPNVDRFERSVAGLESLPGAVAFASGMAALSAVLVATVAAGRPHVVGVRPLYGGTDHVLATGLLGTRVTWAAPDRIAEAIGTDTGLVVVETPANPTVDLVDLTAVVAQAGDVPVLVDNTFATPVLQRPAAHGAALVLHSATKFMGGHGDVMGGVVAAGEEWQVRLRQVRALTGGLLHPRAAYDLHRGLQTLPLRVRAQQESAAVLAGRLAEHPSVARVMYPGLKECDPTGLVGTQMSGPGSLLAFQLAGGYAAAAGTAQRCRLITHAVSLGGVDTLIQHPAGLTHRPVEAAARPGEALLRLSVGLEDVEDLWADLERALG; this is encoded by the coding sequence ATGAGCCGCATGGACACCGACGCCGTTCACCTCGGCCGGGAGGACCTCGCCGCGCGCGGCGCACACGTGCCTCCACTCGATCTCTCCACGACCTACCCGCTGCCGAGCGTCGACGACGGCGGCGCGGCCTATGAGCGACTGGCCACCGGCGGCCGCCCCGAGGCGTCCGACTCGCTCGTCTACCAGCGGCTCTGGAACCCCAACGTCGACCGGTTCGAGCGCTCGGTCGCCGGCCTCGAGAGCCTGCCCGGTGCGGTCGCGTTCGCCTCCGGCATGGCCGCGCTCAGCGCCGTGCTGGTCGCGACCGTCGCCGCGGGCCGCCCGCATGTCGTCGGCGTGCGTCCGTTGTACGGCGGCACCGACCACGTGCTCGCGACCGGCCTGCTCGGGACCCGGGTCACCTGGGCCGCGCCGGACCGGATCGCCGAGGCGATCGGCACCGACACCGGGCTGGTGGTCGTCGAGACCCCGGCCAACCCGACCGTGGACCTGGTCGACCTCACGGCGGTGGTCGCCCAGGCGGGCGACGTGCCGGTCCTGGTCGACAACACCTTCGCCACCCCGGTGCTGCAGCGACCCGCCGCCCACGGCGCGGCCCTGGTGCTGCACTCCGCGACGAAGTTCATGGGCGGTCACGGTGACGTGATGGGCGGCGTCGTCGCCGCGGGCGAGGAGTGGCAGGTCCGGCTGCGCCAGGTCCGCGCGCTGACCGGCGGGCTCCTGCACCCGCGCGCGGCGTACGACCTGCACCGCGGCCTGCAGACCCTGCCGTTGCGGGTCCGGGCGCAGCAGGAGTCGGCGGCCGTGCTCGCCGGCCGGCTCGCGGAGCACCCCTCGGTGGCGCGGGTGATGTACCCGGGCCTGAAGGAGTGCGACCCCACCGGCCTGGTCGGCACCCAGATGAGCGGCCCCGGCAGCCTGCTGGCCTTCCAGCTCGCCGGAGGGTACGCCGCCGCCGCGGGCACCGCCCAGCGGTGCCGGCTGATCACCCACGCGGTCTCGCTCGGCGGCGTCGACACGCTGATCCAGCACCCCGCAGGCCTGACCCACCGCCCCGTCGAGGCCGCCGCCCGTCCCGGTGAGGCCCTGCTCCGGCTGTCCGTGGGTCTCGAGGACGTCGAAGACCTGTGGGCCGACCTGGAGCGCGCGCTGGGCTGA
- a CDS encoding Lrp/AsnC family transcriptional regulator, whose product MPKNPPRLPPGPPPRERPVLDEVDRALVAALLRDGRTPNVELARATGIAESTCLARVRGLRERGIVTGVTADVDLARLGLPVQAMVTVRFSGHLRADVDAFAEEVTGLPGVLAAYNISGANDFLVHVATGTPEALRDFVLDNLTGRPGVVHAETSLVFHATRGRTVLA is encoded by the coding sequence GTGCCGAAGAACCCGCCGCGGCTGCCGCCCGGCCCGCCGCCCCGCGAGCGCCCGGTCCTCGACGAGGTCGACCGGGCCCTGGTCGCTGCGCTGCTGCGCGACGGCCGGACCCCCAACGTGGAGCTGGCCCGCGCGACCGGCATCGCGGAGTCGACGTGCCTGGCCCGGGTCCGCGGCCTGCGCGAGCGCGGCATCGTCACCGGGGTCACCGCCGACGTCGACCTGGCCCGCCTGGGACTGCCGGTGCAGGCCATGGTCACGGTGCGCTTCTCCGGCCACCTGCGCGCCGACGTGGACGCCTTCGCCGAGGAGGTGACCGGCCTGCCCGGCGTGCTGGCGGCGTACAACATCTCCGGCGCCAACGACTTCCTGGTGCACGTCGCGACCGGCACGCCGGAGGCCCTGCGGGACTTCGTGCTCGACAACCTGACCGGCCGGCCCGGTGTCGTGCACGCCGAGACCAGCCTGGTCTTCCACGCGACCCGGGGCCGCACCGTCCTCGCCTGA